The DNA window CCGGATGGTTCTCGTCGTAACAGGGCCACTGGAGGAACCCCGCTTCGTCGAGCCGCCGGTAGCTGACGCCGCCCCACTTGGCGTTCAGGGAGGCGATCTCGTCCATGATGCGGCTCGGAACGATGGGCGTGCCGGGTCCGTTGTCGGCGGCGAGGTCGTGACCCATCTTCCGGGCGATGGCGTTGACGATGTCGCCGTCGGGCATCGCGCCGGGGAGCGGATCCATGGCGCGGCGGACGCGCTGGATGCGCCGATCGCTGTTGACGAAGGTTCCGTCCTTCTCCAGGAAGCTCGCCCCCGGCAGAACCACGTCGGCGAGCTCCGCCGTCGGGTTCATGAAGATCTCCTGAACGACGAGGAAGTCGAGCGATTCGAGCGCCCCGACGACGTGCGCCGTGTTGGGGTCCGACAACGCGATGTCCTCGGCGAGGATGTACATCGCCTTGAGCGTGCCCTCTTGGGCGGCGTCGAGCATGTCGGGGATGCGCAAGCCCTTGTTCGACGGCGGCTCGACGCCCCAGACCTTCAGGTGCGCCGCGCGCGCGATGGGGTCGGACACTGGGCGGTAGTCCGTGAACACGTCCGGTAGCGCGCCGACGTCCGCCGCGCCCTGGACGTTGTTCTGCCCTCGGATCGGGCTGGCTCCCGTGCCGGGTCTGCCGACGTTCGCCGTGAGAACCGCCATGTTGATGAGCCCGAACGCCGCGTTGGAACCGTGTCCCGCCTCGGTGACGCCCAAACCCCAGAGCGTCTGCGCCGCGCGCGCGTTCCCGTAGAGTCGCGCCGCCGCCCGGATCGTGTCGGCGGGAACGCCGCTCAGCTCGGACGCCCATTCCGGCGTGCAGTCAACAAGTTCCGCCTGGAGCTCTTCGAAGCCCTCGGTGTGGCCCGCGACGAAGCCCGTGTCGATGTAGCCTTCGTCGATCAGCACGCGGATCATCGCGTTGATGACGGCGACGTTGGAACCGGGACGCAGCGCGACGTGGATATCCGCCAGCCGCGCGAGCTCCGTGTTCCTCGGATCGAGGACGATCAGCTTGCAGCCCTTGAGCGCCGCCTGTCGGATGCGCGCTCCGAAGACCGGATGCGCCTCCGTCGGGTTCGCGCCGACAATCAGCAGCAGGTCGGAACGCTCCACGTCCTGGAAGCTGCTGGTTCCCGCGCCGGTTCCCAAGGCGTTCGCCAGCGCGTACGCCGACGGCGAGTGGCACACGCGCGAGCAGTTGTCGATGGAGTTGGTCCCCATGACGACCCGCGCGAACTTCTGCATCAGATAGTTCTCTTCGTTCGTGCAGCGCGACGAACTGATGACCCCGAAGGCGTCGGGCCCGTGCTCCTCGCGGGTCTGCGAGAGACGCGACGCGATCAGGTCGAGCGCCTCGTCCCACGACGCCTCGCGGAACGTCCCGTCCGGTTGACGGATGAGCGGCGACGTGAGGCGATCCTGTGAGCGCGCGTACTGGTGGGCGAATCTGCCCTTGACGCAGGCGTGACCTCGGTTCGCGGAACCGGCGAGGTCCGGCTCGATCTGGATGATCCGCTCGTCCTTGATGTGCGCCACGAGGGAACATCCGACGCCGCAGTAGGCGCACGTCGTCTTGACCGAGCGGTCGGGCAAGCCGTGTTCCCGCGTGCCGGGCTCCTCCAGCGCCGCGACGGGGCACTCGAAGACGCACTGACCGCAGCTCGCGCAGTCCGCCTCCTCCATGCCCGTGTCGTTGCCTGCGATGACGCGGACATCGTAGCCGCGTCCCGCCATGCCGAGGATGAAGGATCCCTGCACCTCGTCGCACGCGCGGACGCACCGGGCGCAGCCGATGCACTTCTCCATCTCCAGCTTGATGAAGGGATGGGAGTCGTCGCGCGGCGGCGTGTGGGTTCGGGGGTTCTCGTAGCGCGGCACGCGGAGCCCCACTTCGGACGCGAGCGATTGGAGCTCGCACCGCCCGTTCGCCGCGCAGGAGAGGCATTCCAGCGGGTGATCGCTGACAATCAGCTCGACGATGTTCCGCCGCAGCCGCGACAGGAACGGCGATCGCGTGCGGTAGCTCGCGTCGGGCGTCACGACGGTGTGACACGCCGCGACGGGCTTCCTGCCATCGTGCTCGACCATGCAGACGCGGCACGCGCCGTAGGGCTTGAGCCGGTCCGAGTAGCAGAGCGTCGGAACCTCTCGCCCGACGGACCGCGCCGCCGCGAGGATCGTCGCGTCCGGCGCGACGCGCGTCTGGATGCCGTCGATGGTGACCGTGACCGTCGCACTGCCCGGAAGCGGGTTCACGCGAGCCTCCCTCGTCGTCTGTGTCGTCGATTCCTTGCGCCGTTCGGAACGAACTGTGAGCAGAAGCCGACGGACCCCGTTACCGATATCGGGCGAACTCCTGGGGGAAATCGCGCAGGATCGACTCGATGGGCGCTGGGAGCATCCCTCCCAATCCGCAGAGCGAACCGAACTTCATCGTCTCGCACAGGTCGCCCAAGAGCGCCAATCGGCTCTCCGTGACACCGGTCTCGATCATCTGGTCGATCAGCTCGACGCCTCGAACGGAGCCGATCCGGCACGGGAAGCACTTGCCGCAGCTCTCGACGGCGCAGAACTTCATTAGCCCGCGCGCGACGTGGACGAGATCGTCTTCGTGCGAGTAGACGACGATCCCTCCGTGTCCCAGCAGCCCGCCGACCTTCGCCAGCGATTCGAAGTCGATGGGCGTATCCAGCGCGCGTTCGGATAGGATTGCGCCCAGGGGGCCCCCGATCTGAACCGCCTTGAACCGCTGCCCCTCCTCCATGCCTCCGGCGAGATCGAAGAGGAGCTCTCGCAGCGTGACACCGAACTCGACCTCGTACATTCCCGGACGACGGACGCGGGTGTTCAGGCTGACGGCTTTCGTCCCGCGCGACCGCTCGTGTCCCAGCGCGGAATAGGCGACTCCGCCGTGCGCGACGATCCACGGCAGATTGTGGAGCGTCTCGACGTTGTTGACCGCCGTCGGGCAGCCCCACAAGCCCTTCTGCGCCGGAAACGGCGGGCGCGTGCTCACGAGCGCGGGAAGCCCCTCCAGCGAGCGAAGAAGGCTCGTCTCCTCGCCGCAGATGTAGGCTCCCTTGCCCTCGACGACCCGCACGTCGCATCGGAACGACGAGCCCGACACGGGGGAACCGATGAACTCGGCAGCCTGCGCCTCCTCGACGGCGCGACGGAGCACGCCGATGGCTTGCGGATACTCGAACCGCGCGTAGATGACTGCTTCTTGGGCCCCACAGGCATAGGCGGCGAGCAGCGTTCCCTCGATCAGGCTGTGCGGGTCCCGCTCGACGATCTCCTTGTCAATATACGCCCCCGCGTCACCTTCGTCGAAATTGACGACGACGAACCGCCTTCCGGAACCGTCCGACACGGGCGATTCGGCGACGGTCTGGAACTTCGTCCCCGTCGGGAACCCGGCTCCGCCGCGTCCGCGCAGTTGGCTCGCTGTCACTTCGGCGCGGAGCTCGGCAGGCGTCATCGCCGCGACGGCCTTCTCCAGCGCGTCGTAGATGCCGGCGCGCCGGGCGTGCTCCAGCGAGACGACATCGCCGTCGAAGTGGCGCATGACGATGCGGGGCTTGCCTTCAACGGGCGTATAGAAGGCGTTCGTCGGCTCTTCGAGTCCGTGTGCCGTGTCTTCGGTGAGGGATCGGACGACGATCGCGCGGGTTTCGGGATCGCGCAGGCTGAGCGGCGTACCGTCCACCATCGCGTTGGGGCCCTTGCCGCAGTATCCGAGGCAGGAGACCTCTTCGACCCGCACATCGGCAGAGCCTGCCAGATCGCATTCCAGCTCGGCTTTGAGGGTCGATCCGCCGGCTGCGCCGCACGCTTCGCCGTTGCACACCTTGACGACGTGCCGCGCCGGTCGGTCGTGGGCGAGCTCCTCGTAGAACTTCGCTGTTGAACGGACATGCTGGGGCGGCAGGTGGTGTTCCCGCGCGATGCGGAGGATGTCGGCGTCGGAGATGTAGCCCTGTTGCGAGTGCAGTCGGGAGAGGATGTCGTAGACGGTGTCGCCGGTTCCCAGGAATCGGTTCTGCAACGCGATCAGGTTGGACGACACGCGACGATTCCTTCCGTTCGCTGCCGCTGCGCACCGAGCGGCGTTGACGCGCGGTCGGGGCGGGTCTCAGATCCGCCACCAACCACAAGCCCACGGTATCGCTGCGACCTCGCTTCCGTCGGACTGGCGCAAGCGCGCCGACAGCGACGGACGCTAGCTGGTCACAGCGCCTTCGGCTGCCGAGGAGACGAGCCGGGCGTACTTCGCCATGACGCCCGTCGTGTAGCGCGGCTCCGGCCTCTTCCAGTCGCGCAGACGCGCCGCGATCTCCTCGTCCGAGAGCTCGACCTTGAGCGTCCTCGTCTCCGTATCGAGCACGATCATGTCACCGTCGCGCACCGCCGCGATGGGTCCCCCGACGGCGGCTTCAGGAGCGACATGCCCGACGGTGAACCCGTACGTCGCGCCGGAGAAGCGCCCATCGGTGATCAACGCCACCTGGTCGCTGATGCCCGCGCCGACGATCGCGCCTGTCACGGCGAGCATCTCGCGCATGCCGGGTCCGCCGACGGGTCCTTCATACCGAATGACGACGAC is part of the Candidatus Poribacteria bacterium genome and encodes:
- a CDS encoding formate dehydrogenase subunit alpha; the encoded protein is MNPLPGSATVTVTIDGIQTRVAPDATILAAARSVGREVPTLCYSDRLKPYGACRVCMVEHDGRKPVAACHTVVTPDASYRTRSPFLSRLRRNIVELIVSDHPLECLSCAANGRCELQSLASEVGLRVPRYENPRTHTPPRDDSHPFIKLEMEKCIGCARCVRACDEVQGSFILGMAGRGYDVRVIAGNDTGMEEADCASCGQCVFECPVAALEEPGTREHGLPDRSVKTTCAYCGVGCSLVAHIKDERIIQIEPDLAGSANRGHACVKGRFAHQYARSQDRLTSPLIRQPDGTFREASWDEALDLIASRLSQTREEHGPDAFGVISSSRCTNEENYLMQKFARVVMGTNSIDNCSRVCHSPSAYALANALGTGAGTSSFQDVERSDLLLIVGANPTEAHPVFGARIRQAALKGCKLIVLDPRNTELARLADIHVALRPGSNVAVINAMIRVLIDEGYIDTGFVAGHTEGFEELQAELVDCTPEWASELSGVPADTIRAAARLYGNARAAQTLWGLGVTEAGHGSNAAFGLINMAVLTANVGRPGTGASPIRGQNNVQGAADVGALPDVFTDYRPVSDPIARAAHLKVWGVEPPSNKGLRIPDMLDAAQEGTLKAMYILAEDIALSDPNTAHVVGALESLDFLVVQEIFMNPTAELADVVLPGASFLEKDGTFVNSDRRIQRVRRAMDPLPGAMPDGDIVNAIARKMGHDLAADNGPGTPIVPSRIMDEIASLNAKWGGVSYRRLDEAGFLQWPCYDENHPGTEMLHTGGQFLRGKARLTPTPWQEPGELPDDEYPLMLTTGRQLFHYNAGTMTRRTDIVQLDVAKEETLRMHPSDARRLSIHHGDIVRVTSRRGSVDVRLEVTRATNPGTVFMTFHFPESRTNLLVSCAADEFTGCPEYKICAVRVEPSAQGAPRERPAPNTS
- a CDS encoding NADH-quinone oxidoreductase subunit L yields the protein MSSNLIALQNRFLGTGDTVYDILSRLHSQQGYISDADILRIAREHHLPPQHVRSTAKFYEELAHDRPARHVVKVCNGEACGAAGGSTLKAELECDLAGSADVRVEEVSCLGYCGKGPNAMVDGTPLSLRDPETRAIVVRSLTEDTAHGLEEPTNAFYTPVEGKPRIVMRHFDGDVVSLEHARRAGIYDALEKAVAAMTPAELRAEVTASQLRGRGGAGFPTGTKFQTVAESPVSDGSGRRFVVVNFDEGDAGAYIDKEIVERDPHSLIEGTLLAAYACGAQEAVIYARFEYPQAIGVLRRAVEEAQAAEFIGSPVSGSSFRCDVRVVEGKGAYICGEETSLLRSLEGLPALVSTRPPFPAQKGLWGCPTAVNNVETLHNLPWIVAHGGVAYSALGHERSRGTKAVSLNTRVRRPGMYEVEFGVTLRELLFDLAGGMEEGQRFKAVQIGGPLGAILSERALDTPIDFESLAKVGGLLGHGGIVVYSHEDDLVHVARGLMKFCAVESCGKCFPCRIGSVRGVELIDQMIETGVTESRLALLGDLCETMKFGSLCGLGGMLPAPIESILRDFPQEFARYR